A single window of Mycobacterium sp. ITM-2016-00318 DNA harbors:
- a CDS encoding DUF4383 domain-containing protein has product MATNRPAVAGARYGTALQKAALAVGAVFLLVGILGFIPGITTGYDTMSFASHQSGALLLGIFNVSILHNIVHLLFGVAGIAMARTFTGARTYLIGGGVIYLVLFIYGMVIDHQSAANFVPVNMADNWLHLALAIGMIALGVLLSRANSGTRAPRDTRPAA; this is encoded by the coding sequence ATGGCAACCAATCGACCGGCCGTCGCGGGGGCGAGATACGGCACGGCTCTGCAGAAGGCGGCGCTGGCTGTCGGAGCGGTGTTCCTGCTCGTGGGCATTCTGGGGTTCATCCCGGGCATCACCACCGGCTACGACACCATGTCGTTCGCGAGCCACCAATCGGGGGCTCTGCTGCTCGGCATCTTCAACGTTTCGATCCTGCACAACATCGTCCACTTGCTGTTCGGCGTCGCCGGGATCGCGATGGCTCGCACCTTTACGGGCGCGCGGACCTACCTGATCGGCGGCGGGGTCATCTACCTGGTGCTGTTCATCTACGGAATGGTCATCGACCACCAGAGTGCGGCGAACTTCGTGCCCGTCAACATGGCGGACAACTGGCTGCACCTCGCCCTGGCGATCGGCATGATCGCCCTAGGCGTCCTGCTGTCCCGCGCCAACTCCGGTACCCGGGCTCCGCGCGACACCCGACCGGCTGCCTGA
- a CDS encoding propionyl-CoA synthetase, protein MAATVRYMAGYRDLFNASISDPTTFWADAARAVTWTREPMQVLDDSNPPFYRWYPDGELNTCANALDRHVEAGRGDQPALIYDSPVTGAKRTYTYRELLDETARFAGGLRALGVGRGDRVVIYMPMVPEAVIAMLACARLGAVHSVVFGGFAAHELATRIDDARPAAIVTASCGVEPTRIVEYKPMIDAALDMAEHAPPVCVVVQREQRPCELVDGRDMDWHVLMSTAPPVDAVPVAATDPLYVLYTSGTTGKPKGIVRDNGGHAVALVWSMRHIYDIAPGEVFWAASDVGWVVGHSYIVYGPLLLGATTVLYEGKPVGTPDPGAFWRVVSEHGVKALFTAPTALRAIRKEDPDGEHITRYDLSCLRYLFQAGERLDPDTYAWASEKLGIPVVDHWWQTETGWAIVANPMGYDPLPIKAGSPSVPMPGYDVRVLHVDGSECAPGEEGAICIQLPLPPGTLPTLWGDDDRYEASYLCEHPGYYLTGDGGYVDEDGYLFVMGRIDDVINVAGHRLSTGSIEAVLAAHPAVAECAVIGVADEIKGQVPRGFVVLKAGASGDGLAEELVQAVRDEIGAVACLKQVDVVPALPKTRSGKILRKTMRGIAHGREEPVPSTIEDPSVLDKLKPILLR, encoded by the coding sequence ATCGCGGCTACCGTTCGATATATGGCTGGGTATCGCGACCTCTTCAACGCCAGCATCTCCGACCCGACGACGTTCTGGGCCGACGCCGCACGCGCGGTGACCTGGACGCGGGAGCCGATGCAGGTGCTCGATGACTCGAACCCGCCGTTCTACCGCTGGTATCCCGACGGCGAACTCAACACGTGCGCCAACGCGCTGGACCGTCACGTCGAAGCCGGGCGCGGCGATCAGCCTGCGCTGATCTATGACTCACCGGTCACCGGTGCGAAGCGCACATACACCTATCGCGAACTGCTTGACGAGACGGCACGGTTTGCCGGCGGGCTGAGGGCCCTCGGTGTCGGTCGGGGCGACCGGGTCGTCATCTACATGCCGATGGTCCCCGAGGCGGTCATCGCGATGCTGGCGTGCGCGCGACTGGGCGCCGTGCACTCGGTGGTGTTCGGGGGCTTCGCGGCGCACGAACTGGCCACCCGCATCGACGACGCCCGTCCCGCCGCCATCGTCACGGCGTCGTGCGGTGTCGAACCCACGCGCATCGTCGAATACAAGCCGATGATCGACGCCGCCCTCGACATGGCTGAACACGCCCCTCCCGTCTGTGTCGTGGTGCAGCGGGAGCAGCGCCCGTGCGAACTGGTGGACGGCCGCGATATGGACTGGCACGTCCTGATGAGCACCGCGCCGCCGGTCGATGCCGTGCCGGTCGCGGCGACCGATCCGCTGTACGTGCTCTACACCTCAGGCACCACCGGCAAACCCAAGGGCATAGTGCGCGACAACGGCGGACACGCGGTCGCCCTCGTGTGGAGCATGCGCCACATCTATGACATCGCGCCGGGCGAGGTCTTCTGGGCCGCCTCCGACGTCGGCTGGGTGGTCGGCCACTCCTACATCGTCTACGGGCCGCTGCTGCTCGGCGCGACCACCGTGCTCTACGAGGGCAAGCCAGTCGGCACGCCAGACCCGGGCGCCTTCTGGCGGGTGGTGTCCGAACACGGAGTGAAAGCGCTTTTCACCGCGCCGACAGCACTGCGGGCGATCCGCAAGGAGGACCCCGACGGCGAGCACATCACTCGCTACGACCTGTCGTGTCTGCGCTATCTGTTCCAAGCCGGCGAACGGCTGGACCCCGACACCTACGCCTGGGCATCGGAGAAGCTGGGCATTCCGGTGGTCGACCACTGGTGGCAGACCGAGACCGGCTGGGCCATTGTGGCGAACCCGATGGGGTATGACCCGTTGCCGATCAAGGCGGGCTCACCATCTGTGCCGATGCCCGGCTACGACGTCCGGGTCCTGCACGTCGACGGGTCGGAATGCGCGCCGGGCGAAGAAGGTGCGATCTGCATCCAGCTGCCGCTACCGCCGGGAACCCTGCCGACGCTGTGGGGCGACGACGACCGCTACGAGGCCTCCTACCTGTGCGAGCATCCGGGTTACTACCTGACCGGCGACGGCGGGTATGTCGACGAGGACGGCTACCTCTTCGTGATGGGCCGCATCGACGACGTCATCAACGTCGCCGGGCATCGGTTGTCCACCGGATCGATCGAGGCGGTGCTCGCCGCCCACCCGGCGGTCGCCGAGTGCGCCGTCATCGGCGTCGCCGACGAAATCAAGGGCCAGGTGCCGCGCGGCTTCGTGGTTCTCAAGGCCGGCGCGTCCGGCGACGGCCTCGCCGAGGAACTCGTGCAGGCCGTGCGCGACGAGATCGGTGCAGTCGCGTGTTTGAAGCAGGTCGATGTCGTACCCGCGTTGCCGAAAACACGCTCGGGCAAGATCCTGCGCAAGACGATGCGGGGCATCGCGCACGGCCGGGAAGAGCCGGTGCCGTCGACGATCGAGGACCCGTCGGTGCTCGACAAGCTGAAGCCGATCCTGTTGCGTTGA
- a CDS encoding hemolysin family protein gives MTDPWVVLAVTSGLIALSALFVAIEFALLTARRHRLEDAAAKSRSARSALRSTSELSLLLAGSQLGITACTLALGATTKPAVHHGLTPLLRAMGAPLWLADAGGFVLALAIVTFLHLVIGEMAPKSWAIAHPERAATILAIPMRMFMALTRPVLIALNRAANWCVRKAGVDPIDELGEGQDPDTLRHLVEHSAAAGALDPRYYRNLATALELERLTVGDIVSHTSSLSTVAADAGPAAIQAMSRLTGHQRILVHGGELVPTGVVHVRDSLRADSSMTARELMRPVLRLGSEIPVYRALHLMRQTRNHLAVIVDADQFVGLITLTDVLQRLMPSTGAAA, from the coding sequence ATGACTGACCCATGGGTGGTGCTCGCGGTCACCTCCGGCCTGATCGCGCTCAGCGCACTGTTTGTCGCCATCGAGTTCGCGTTGCTGACCGCGCGTCGTCATCGGCTCGAGGATGCCGCCGCCAAGAGTCGGTCGGCGCGCTCCGCCCTGCGCAGCACCTCGGAGCTGTCGCTGCTGCTCGCCGGCTCGCAGCTGGGTATCACCGCATGCACGCTCGCGCTCGGCGCGACGACGAAACCCGCTGTACATCACGGGCTCACCCCGCTGCTGCGGGCAATGGGTGCGCCGCTGTGGCTTGCCGACGCGGGGGGCTTCGTGTTGGCGCTCGCGATCGTCACCTTCCTGCACCTCGTGATCGGTGAGATGGCGCCGAAGTCATGGGCCATCGCGCATCCCGAACGCGCGGCCACCATCCTGGCGATACCGATGCGGATGTTCATGGCGCTCACCCGGCCGGTGCTGATCGCGCTCAACCGTGCGGCCAACTGGTGCGTACGCAAGGCCGGCGTCGACCCCATCGACGAACTCGGCGAGGGTCAGGACCCCGACACGCTGCGTCATCTCGTCGAGCACTCGGCCGCCGCAGGGGCGTTGGATCCGCGGTACTACCGAAACCTCGCGACCGCACTCGAGCTGGAGAGGCTCACCGTCGGCGATATCGTCTCGCACACTTCGTCATTGAGCACAGTGGCCGCCGACGCCGGCCCGGCCGCGATTCAGGCGATGTCCCGGTTGACGGGTCATCAGCGGATCCTCGTGCACGGCGGCGAACTCGTCCCGACGGGCGTGGTGCACGTGCGCGACAGCCTGCGGGCGGACTCGTCGATGACCGCGCGCGAACTGATGCGCCCGGTGTTGCGACTCGGGTCCGAGATACCGGTCTACCGCGCGCTGCATCTGATGCGGCAGACGCGAAATCACCTCGCGGTCATCGTCGACGCGGACCAGTTCGTCGGCCTCATCACGCTCACCGACGTGTTGCAGCGGCTGATGCCGTCGACCGGCGCCGCCGCATGA